A part of Streptomyces sp. NBC_01210 genomic DNA contains:
- a CDS encoding bifunctional [glutamine synthetase] adenylyltransferase/[glutamine synthetase]-adenylyl-L-tyrosine phosphorylase, translated as MTVPGRRSSNFTRLLRHGFTDPSTAERLLDLPDMSSARTDPVLLDALGATADPDLALRGLVRLVEAQDPAERQSLLDTLVTAKPLRDRLLGVLGASDALGDHLARHPRDWQALVTYEATDLHPGVADFERGLADAIDPVTLRIAYRRCLLSIAARDVCGTTDIAQTAAELADLATATLRAALAMARSAAPADAAQCRLAVIAMGKCGGHELNYVSDVDVIFVGEPVEGADESKAIQAATRLASHLMRICSETTVEGTIWPVDANLRPEGRNGPLVRTLSSHFAYYQRWAKTWEFQALLKARPVAGDLALGEDYIEGVSPLVWQAAERENFVGDVQKMRRRVVDNIPVAEVERELKLGPGGLRDVEFAVQLLQLVHGRGDATLHSGTTLEALRALAHGGYVGRADAAQLDQAYRFLRAMEHRIQLYRLRRTHLVPEDEADLRRLGRSLGLRTDPVAELNKEWKRHASVVRRLHEKLFYRPLLDAVAQLTPGETRLSPEAARQRLEALGYADPGAALRHLEALSSGVTRKAAIQRTLLPVLLGWFADSADPDAGLLGFRKVSDALGKTPWYLRLLRDEGAAAENLARVLSAGRLAPDLLLRAPEAVALLGDPEGLAPRGREALEQEVLAAVGRADTAEAAVAAARGVRRRELFRTAAADLIGSYGTEDSPAEADPGELVDRVGNAVTDLNAATISGALRAAVRAQWGDTLPTRFAVIGMGRFGGHEQSYGSDADVLFVHEPREGEDEQEATRAANRVVAEMRRLLELPTTDPPLLIDADLRPEGKSGPVVRTLASYEAYYRRWSLVWESQALLRAEPMAGDADLGRRFIDLVDPLRYPAEGLGDDAVLEIRRLKARMESERLPRGADPTLHTKLGRGGLSDVEWTVQLFQMRHGWAEPGLRTTRTREALAATHAAGLISTEDAQILDEAWVLATRVRNGVMLVRGRAGDTFPSGGRELAAVGRYLGYGPGHVGDMLDDYRRITRRARAVVEVLFYGA; from the coding sequence ATGACGGTGCCGGGGCGCAGGAGCAGCAACTTCACCAGACTGCTGCGGCACGGCTTCACCGATCCCTCCACCGCCGAACGTCTCCTCGACCTCCCCGACATGTCTTCCGCTCGGACGGACCCGGTGCTGCTCGACGCGCTCGGGGCCACCGCCGACCCCGACCTCGCGCTCCGCGGCCTCGTACGGCTGGTGGAGGCGCAGGACCCGGCCGAGCGCCAGAGCCTCCTCGACACCCTCGTCACCGCGAAACCGCTGCGCGACCGGCTGCTCGGAGTGCTCGGCGCCTCCGACGCGCTCGGTGACCATCTGGCCCGCCACCCGCGCGACTGGCAGGCCCTCGTCACATACGAGGCGACCGATCTGCACCCGGGCGTCGCCGACTTCGAACGCGGCCTCGCCGACGCCATCGACCCGGTCACCCTGCGGATCGCCTACCGGCGGTGCCTGCTGTCCATCGCGGCCCGCGATGTGTGCGGTACGACCGATATCGCCCAGACCGCCGCCGAACTGGCCGACCTGGCGACGGCCACGCTGCGGGCGGCCCTCGCCATGGCCCGCAGCGCCGCGCCCGCGGACGCGGCGCAGTGCCGGCTCGCCGTCATCGCCATGGGCAAGTGCGGCGGCCACGAACTGAACTATGTCTCCGACGTGGACGTCATCTTCGTCGGCGAACCGGTGGAGGGCGCCGACGAGAGCAAGGCCATCCAGGCCGCGACCCGGCTGGCCTCCCATCTGATGCGGATCTGCTCCGAGACGACGGTCGAGGGCACCATCTGGCCGGTCGACGCCAATCTGCGGCCCGAAGGGCGCAACGGCCCGCTGGTCCGTACGCTCTCCAGCCATTTCGCGTACTACCAGCGCTGGGCCAAGACCTGGGAGTTCCAGGCGCTGCTCAAGGCCCGTCCGGTCGCCGGTGACCTCGCGCTCGGCGAGGACTACATCGAAGGCGTCTCTCCACTGGTGTGGCAGGCCGCGGAACGCGAGAACTTCGTCGGCGACGTGCAGAAGATGCGCCGCCGCGTCGTCGACAACATTCCGGTCGCCGAGGTGGAACGCGAGCTCAAGCTGGGCCCGGGAGGTCTGCGGGACGTCGAGTTCGCCGTACAGCTGCTGCAGCTGGTGCACGGGCGCGGCGACGCGACACTGCACAGCGGCACCACGCTGGAGGCCCTGCGGGCGCTGGCGCACGGCGGATACGTGGGCCGGGCCGACGCCGCGCAGCTGGACCAGGCGTACCGCTTCCTGCGCGCCATGGAGCACCGCATCCAGCTCTACCGGCTGCGGCGTACGCATCTGGTGCCGGAGGACGAGGCCGATCTGCGCCGCCTCGGGCGTTCGCTCGGCCTGCGTACGGACCCGGTCGCCGAGCTCAACAAGGAGTGGAAGCGGCATGCGTCGGTGGTGCGACGGCTGCACGAGAAGCTGTTCTACCGGCCGCTGCTCGACGCCGTCGCCCAGCTCACACCCGGCGAGACGCGGCTCAGCCCGGAGGCGGCGCGGCAGCGGCTCGAGGCGCTGGGTTACGCCGATCCCGGCGCCGCACTGCGCCATCTGGAGGCCCTGTCGTCGGGCGTGACGCGCAAGGCCGCGATCCAGCGGACCCTGCTGCCGGTGCTGCTCGGCTGGTTCGCCGACTCGGCCGACCCGGACGCCGGTCTGCTCGGCTTCCGCAAGGTGTCCGACGCGCTCGGCAAGACCCCCTGGTATCTGCGGCTGCTGCGGGACGAGGGCGCGGCCGCCGAGAATCTGGCGCGGGTGCTGTCCGCCGGGCGGCTCGCCCCGGACCTGCTGCTGCGGGCCCCGGAGGCGGTGGCCCTGCTGGGCGACCCGGAGGGCCTCGCGCCGCGCGGCAGGGAGGCGCTCGAGCAGGAGGTCCTGGCGGCCGTCGGGCGCGCGGACACGGCGGAGGCCGCGGTCGCCGCGGCCCGTGGTGTACGCCGCCGGGAGCTGTTCCGTACCGCCGCGGCGGACCTGATCGGTTCGTACGGCACCGAGGACAGCCCGGCGGAGGCCGACCCCGGCGAGCTCGTGGACCGGGTCGGGAACGCGGTCACCGACCTGAACGCCGCGACGATCTCGGGCGCGCTGAGAGCCGCTGTGCGCGCGCAGTGGGGCGACACGCTGCCGACGCGGTTCGCGGTCATCGGCATGGGCCGCTTCGGCGGCCACGAGCAGAGCTACGGCTCCGACGCGGATGTGCTCTTTGTCCACGAGCCGCGTGAGGGCGAGGATGAGCAGGAGGCGACGCGGGCCGCGAACAGGGTCGTCGCGGAGATGCGCAGGCTGCTTGAGCTGCCCACCACGGACCCGCCGTTGCTGATCGACGCGGATCTGCGTCCCGAGGGCAAGAGCGGCCCCGTGGTCCGCACGCTCGCCTCCTACGAGGCCTACTACCGGCGCTGGTCGCTGGTGTGGGAGAGCCAGGCGCTGCTGCGGGCGGAGCCGATGGCGGGCGACGCGGACCTGGGCCGGCGCTTCATCGATCTGGTCGATCCGCTGCGCTATCCGGCGGAGGGCCTCGGCGACGACGCCGTACTCGAGATCCGCCGGCTGAAGGCCCGGATGGAGTCCGAACGACTTCCGCGCGGCGCGGATCCCACGCTCCACACCAAGCTGGGCCGCGGCGGGCTGAGCGATGTGGAGTGGACGGTCCAGCTGTTCCAGATGCGCCACGGCTGGGCGGAACCGGGCCTGCGCACGACCCGCACCCGCGAGGCGCTGGCGGCCACGCACGCGGCGGGCCTCATCTCCACGGAGGACGCGCAGATCCTGGACGAGGCGTGGGTGCTGGCGACGCGGGTGCGTAACGGCGTGATGCTGGTACGCGGCCGGGCGGGCGACACTTTTCCGTCGGGCGGCCGCGAACTGGCGGCGGTGGGGCGGTACTTGGGGTATGGCCCCGGGCATGTGGGCGACATGCTGGACGACTACCGCCGGATTACGCGCAGGGCGCGGGCCGTGGTGGAGGTGCTGTTCTACGGGGCGTAG
- a CDS encoding LacI family DNA-binding transcriptional regulator has product MTARLADIAAQAGVSEATVSRVLNGKPGVAAATRESVLAALDVLGYERPVRLRQRSAGLVGLITPELDNPIFPALAQVIGQALTRQGYTPVLATQTPGGSTEDELTEMLVDRGVSGIIFVSGLHADTTADMQRYDQLRGQGVPYVLLGGFSSKVKAPFVSPDDRAAMHLAVTHLASLGHTRIGLAVGPKRFVPVLRKIEGFQQAMENQLGLAPEESEELIQHSLYTLEGGQAAASALIGLGCTAVVCASDMMALGAIRAARGQGLEVPRDVSVVGFDDSPLIAFTDPPLTTIRQPVQAMGQAAVRTLLEEIGGTPAPHSEFVFMPELVVRGSTASGPGAAGRT; this is encoded by the coding sequence GTGACCGCACGGCTTGCCGACATCGCAGCCCAGGCGGGGGTCAGCGAAGCCACAGTCAGCCGCGTGCTCAACGGCAAGCCCGGTGTGGCCGCGGCAACCCGCGAATCCGTACTCGCCGCGCTCGATGTGCTCGGATATGAGCGCCCGGTGCGCCTGCGACAGCGCAGCGCCGGCCTGGTCGGCCTCATAACGCCGGAGCTGGACAACCCGATCTTCCCGGCACTCGCGCAGGTCATCGGCCAGGCACTGACCCGGCAGGGCTACACCCCGGTCCTGGCCACCCAGACCCCGGGCGGCTCCACCGAGGACGAGCTCACCGAAATGCTGGTGGACCGCGGCGTCTCCGGGATCATCTTCGTCTCGGGCCTGCACGCGGACACCACGGCCGACATGCAGCGCTACGACCAGCTGCGCGGGCAGGGTGTCCCCTATGTCCTGCTGGGCGGCTTCTCGTCCAAGGTGAAGGCTCCCTTCGTCTCGCCCGACGACCGGGCCGCGATGCACCTCGCGGTGACCCATCTCGCCTCACTCGGCCACACCCGGATCGGCCTGGCGGTCGGCCCGAAGCGCTTCGTTCCCGTGCTGCGGAAGATCGAGGGCTTCCAGCAGGCGATGGAGAATCAACTCGGCCTCGCCCCCGAGGAGTCCGAAGAGCTCATACAGCACTCCCTCTACACACTGGAAGGCGGTCAGGCCGCGGCAAGCGCCCTGATCGGGCTCGGGTGCACCGCCGTGGTCTGCGCGAGCGACATGATGGCGCTCGGAGCGATCCGGGCCGCCCGTGGGCAGGGCCTGGAGGTGCCGCGGGATGTATCCGTGGTGGGCTTCGACGACTCTCCGCTCATAGCGTTCACGGACCCGCCGCTGACCACCATCCGGCAGCCGGTGCAGGCCATGGGCCAGGCGGCCGTCCGTACGCTCCTGGAGGAGATCGGCGGCACGCCCGCCCCGCACAGCGAGTTCGTTTTCATGCCTGAGCTGGTGGTTCGCGGTTCAACGGCTTCCGGGCCCGGAGCCGCCGGGCGCACCTGA
- a CDS encoding phosphatase PAP2 family protein, with the protein MGETTVKTMESRTAAPSPMVDEASEAPPRTGLHALRSPRRPRIWFEVLLIAVSYWTYSLVRNAVPEQKAQALRNADWIWDAEHSLGIAVEQTVNHAVNSVTWLIVSMNYYYATLHFIVTIGVLVWLYRWHPGRYAAARSALFATTGVALVGYYLYPLAPPRLMNGHDFIDTVLVHHTWGSMASGNLKNMSNQYAAMPSMHIGWSLWCGMIICALAAAPWVKILGILYPTATLVVIVATANHFWLDAVGGMICLAFGFAVSYAWYRTLPHQLPQLVENDTLGRPLPRFGPGLKTSPSGD; encoded by the coding sequence ATGGGTGAAACGACCGTGAAGACTATGGAAAGCCGGACGGCTGCCCCGTCACCCATGGTGGACGAGGCCTCCGAAGCGCCACCGCGTACCGGGCTGCACGCGCTACGGTCGCCCCGCCGCCCGCGGATCTGGTTCGAAGTCCTGCTGATCGCGGTCAGTTACTGGACATACTCGCTGGTCCGCAACGCCGTGCCGGAGCAGAAGGCGCAGGCACTGCGCAACGCCGACTGGATCTGGGATGCCGAGCACTCGCTCGGCATCGCGGTGGAGCAGACGGTCAACCACGCCGTGAATTCGGTGACATGGCTGATCGTTTCGATGAACTACTACTACGCCACCTTGCACTTCATTGTGACGATCGGTGTGCTGGTGTGGCTCTACCGCTGGCATCCGGGCCGTTATGCGGCTGCCCGTTCCGCCCTCTTCGCCACGACAGGTGTGGCTCTGGTCGGTTATTACCTGTATCCACTCGCGCCGCCCCGGTTGATGAACGGCCACGACTTCATCGATACGGTCCTGGTCCACCACACCTGGGGTTCGATGGCCTCGGGCAACCTCAAGAACATGTCGAACCAGTACGCGGCGATGCCGTCGATGCACATCGGCTGGTCGCTCTGGTGCGGCATGATCATTTGCGCTCTGGCCGCCGCGCCCTGGGTGAAGATCCTCGGCATCCTCTATCCGACGGCGACGCTGGTCGTCATCGTGGCCACGGCGAACCACTTCTGGCTGGACGCGGTGGGCGGCATGATCTGTCTGGCGTTCGGCTTCGCGGTCTCGTACGCCTGGTACCGGACGCTGCCGCATCAGCTGCCGCAGCTGGTGGAGAACGACACCCTGGGCCGGCCGCTCCCCCGCTTCGGCCCCGGGCTGAAAACAAGCCCTTCCGGCGATTGA
- a CDS encoding carbohydrate ABC transporter permease — MTVAVEGGSRKTQRGAGPRRGPMSRIRQSYNRNWYAWAMVAPVVAVIGVLVLYPLVRGIYLSLTDANSNNVGRTIGVNEIPDSFSWVGLDNYTEILSGGDHQFWPHFIWTIVWTAICVALHYGIGMGLALLLNRKIRGRTFYRMVLILPWAVPTFVTVFAWRLILADDGGVFNMALEWAHLPTPAWLSDPFWQKTAAIMVNTWVGVPFMMVSLLGGLQSIPPELYEAAEVDGATPWQRFRYVTLPGLRSVSSTVVLLGVIWTFNQFVVIFLLFGNNSGTDAQILVTWAYRLGFGQDPRDYAGSAAYGVIILSMLIVFASFYRRWLARNEKAV; from the coding sequence ATGACCGTCGCCGTCGAGGGCGGAAGCCGAAAGACCCAGCGTGGCGCCGGGCCGCGTCGCGGGCCGATGAGCCGTATCAGGCAGTCGTACAACCGGAATTGGTACGCCTGGGCGATGGTCGCCCCGGTGGTCGCGGTCATCGGCGTGCTGGTGCTCTACCCCCTGGTGCGCGGCATCTATCTGTCGCTGACCGATGCCAACAGCAACAACGTCGGCCGGACGATCGGCGTCAACGAGATCCCCGACAGCTTCTCGTGGGTGGGTCTCGACAACTACACGGAGATCCTCTCCGGGGGCGACCACCAGTTCTGGCCCCACTTCATATGGACCATCGTCTGGACCGCCATCTGTGTGGCCCTGCACTACGGGATCGGCATGGGCCTCGCCCTGCTGCTCAACCGTAAGATCCGCGGCCGCACCTTCTACCGGATGGTCCTGATCCTGCCGTGGGCGGTGCCGACCTTTGTCACCGTCTTCGCCTGGCGGCTGATCCTCGCCGACGACGGCGGTGTCTTCAACATGGCTCTGGAATGGGCCCACTTGCCCACCCCGGCCTGGCTCAGCGATCCCTTCTGGCAGAAGACCGCCGCCATCATGGTCAACACCTGGGTCGGCGTCCCCTTCATGATGGTCTCTCTTCTCGGCGGACTGCAGTCGATCCCGCCCGAGCTCTACGAGGCCGCCGAGGTGGACGGTGCCACCCCCTGGCAGCGCTTCCGGTACGTGACGCTGCCCGGCCTGCGCTCGGTCAGCAGCACGGTCGTCCTGCTCGGCGTCATCTGGACCTTCAACCAGTTCGTCGTCATCTTCCTGCTGTTCGGCAACAACTCGGGCACGGACGCCCAGATCCTCGTCACCTGGGCATACCGCCTCGGCTTCGGACAGGACCCGCGCGACTACGCCGGCTCCGCCGCGTACGGCGTCATCATCCTGTCCATGCTCATCGTCTTCGCCTCCTTCTACCGGCGATGGCTGGCCCGCAACGAGAAGGCCGTCTGA
- a CDS encoding extracellular solute-binding protein → MRRGIAATALVAALALAATACGGDDGGDTAGGPVTLTWWDTSNATNEAPTYKAMIAEFEKANKDIKVKYVNVPFDQAQNKFQTAAGSKGAPDIIRAEVGWTASWAKSQFLAPLDGTDALKNTGDITPSLLKQAQYQGKTYGAPFVTDSLGLMWNKEILKKAGYDKAPATWDEVKTVAKAVKTKAGVDGFTLRADAYFELPFLFGEGTDMVDAAGKKITVNSPEAVKAVDTSKALLAAPGVSKLDVTADSYAHMMDAFNTGKVAMIVQGPWELTNVYKGAAFKDKANLGISNVPATASGKAGAPTGGHNLSVYAGSDKAHQAAAQKFVGFMTSGETQAKIALKNGTLPTRTSAYTAEVKATPGITEFQAILAGSARPRPELPEYSSLFADLGTNLAAILQGKVSTQKGLDTTAESYKKLLKDFS, encoded by the coding sequence ATGCGGCGTGGCATAGCGGCCACCGCGCTGGTAGCGGCACTGGCACTGGCAGCGACGGCGTGCGGCGGGGACGACGGCGGTGACACGGCCGGCGGCCCGGTCACCCTCACCTGGTGGGACACGTCGAACGCGACCAACGAGGCGCCGACGTACAAGGCGATGATCGCCGAGTTCGAAAAGGCGAACAAGGACATCAAGGTCAAGTACGTCAACGTCCCGTTCGACCAGGCGCAGAACAAGTTCCAGACCGCGGCCGGCAGCAAGGGTGCCCCCGACATCATCCGCGCCGAGGTCGGCTGGACCGCCTCCTGGGCCAAGTCGCAGTTCCTGGCCCCGCTCGACGGCACGGACGCGCTCAAGAACACCGGGGACATCACTCCCTCGCTCCTCAAGCAGGCGCAGTACCAGGGCAAGACCTACGGTGCCCCCTTCGTCACCGACTCCCTCGGCCTGATGTGGAACAAGGAAATCCTGAAGAAGGCCGGCTACGACAAGGCGCCGGCCACCTGGGACGAGGTGAAGACCGTCGCCAAGGCGGTCAAGACGAAGGCCGGCGTCGACGGCTTCACCCTCCGCGCCGACGCCTACTTCGAGCTGCCGTTCCTCTTCGGCGAAGGCACCGACATGGTCGACGCCGCCGGCAAGAAGATCACGGTCAACTCGCCCGAGGCCGTCAAGGCCGTGGACACCAGCAAGGCCCTGCTCGCCGCGCCGGGCGTCTCCAAGCTCGATGTGACCGCCGACTCCTACGCCCACATGATGGACGCGTTCAACACCGGCAAGGTCGCGATGATCGTCCAGGGCCCGTGGGAGCTGACGAACGTCTACAAGGGCGCGGCCTTCAAGGACAAGGCCAACCTGGGCATCTCCAACGTCCCGGCCACCGCCTCCGGCAAGGCCGGCGCCCCGACCGGCGGCCACAACCTCTCCGTGTACGCCGGCTCCGACAAGGCGCACCAGGCCGCGGCCCAGAAGTTCGTCGGCTTCATGACCTCGGGTGAGACCCAGGCCAAGATCGCGCTGAAGAACGGCACGCTGCCGACCCGCACCTCCGCCTACACCGCCGAGGTCAAGGCCACCCCGGGCATCACCGAGTTCCAGGCGATCCTCGCCGGCTCCGCCCGGCCGCGTCCCGAGCTGCCCGAGTACAGCTCGCTCTTCGCCGACCTCGGCACCAACCTCGCCGCGATCCTTCAGGGCAAGGTGAGCACCCAGAAGGGCCTCGACACCACCGCCGAGTCCTACAAGAAGCTGCTCAAGGACTTCTCCTAA
- a CDS encoding glycoside hydrolase family 13 protein codes for MTHELASAVALPGPAAAEGPRPASSSTEGGGWWRDAVIYQVYVRSFADSDGDGVGDLRGATRRLTHLSELGIDAVWLTPFYASPQTDGGYDVADYRAVDPLFGDLADADDFVRTAHGLGLKVIVDIVPNHTSDQHAWFRAALADHDGGAARERYYFRPGRGTAGELPPNDWESVFGGPAWTRTPDGAWFLHLFAPEQPDLNWENEEVHEEFESVLRFWLDLGVDGFRIDVAHGMVKAAGLPDIGHKEQARLIGAQKLPFFDQDGVHEIHRSWRRLLDSYPGDRIGVAEAWAPGPDRLALYVRPDELHQAFNFQFLRCPWDPEAMRSVINESLTATASVGATTTWVLSNHDVVRHTTRYGGGQQGLRRARAAALLMLALPGSTYIYQGEELGLPEVTDLPSEVRQDPAFFRAAGQDGFRDGCRVPIPWSGEEPPYGFGPGSSWLPQPDSWRELSVAAQTGDPYSTLELYRSALALRRELPGGPMRWLPGPEGLLALSRPGLVCTLNTTGSVIELPLPGRLLLSSGTMEPTGDTARIPADCCAWWAI; via the coding sequence ATGACCCACGAACTCGCTTCCGCCGTCGCCCTGCCCGGCCCCGCGGCAGCCGAGGGGCCGCGTCCTGCAAGCTCTTCCACCGAGGGCGGCGGCTGGTGGCGCGATGCCGTCATCTACCAGGTGTACGTGCGCTCCTTCGCCGACAGTGACGGTGACGGCGTCGGGGATCTGCGCGGGGCCACCCGGCGTCTGACTCATCTCTCCGAGCTGGGCATCGACGCCGTATGGCTCACACCCTTCTACGCCTCGCCGCAGACCGACGGCGGCTACGACGTCGCCGACTACCGGGCCGTGGACCCGCTCTTCGGGGATCTCGCCGACGCCGACGATTTCGTCCGCACCGCCCACGGGCTGGGCCTGAAGGTGATCGTGGACATCGTCCCGAACCACACGTCGGACCAGCACGCGTGGTTCCGGGCCGCGCTCGCGGACCACGACGGGGGTGCGGCCCGCGAGCGCTACTACTTCCGGCCCGGCAGGGGCACCGCCGGTGAGCTGCCGCCGAACGACTGGGAGTCGGTCTTCGGCGGCCCCGCCTGGACCCGCACTCCGGACGGTGCGTGGTTCCTCCACCTCTTCGCCCCCGAGCAGCCCGACCTCAACTGGGAGAACGAGGAGGTGCACGAGGAGTTCGAGTCGGTGCTGCGCTTCTGGCTCGACCTCGGCGTCGACGGCTTCCGTATCGATGTCGCGCACGGCATGGTCAAGGCGGCCGGCCTGCCGGACATCGGCCACAAGGAACAGGCCAGGCTGATCGGCGCCCAGAAACTGCCCTTCTTCGACCAGGACGGGGTGCACGAGATCCACCGCTCCTGGCGCAGGCTCCTCGACTCCTACCCCGGCGACCGGATCGGCGTCGCCGAGGCCTGGGCCCCCGGCCCGGACCGGCTCGCGCTGTACGTACGCCCCGACGAACTGCACCAGGCCTTCAACTTCCAGTTCCTGCGGTGCCCTTGGGATCCCGAGGCGATGCGCAGCGTGATCAATGAGTCACTGACCGCCACCGCCTCGGTGGGGGCGACCACCACCTGGGTGCTGTCCAACCACGACGTGGTCCGTCACACCACCCGCTACGGCGGCGGGCAGCAGGGGCTGCGCCGGGCCCGCGCGGCCGCGCTGCTCATGCTCGCGCTGCCCGGTTCGACGTACATCTACCAGGGCGAGGAGCTCGGCCTGCCCGAGGTCACCGATCTGCCGAGCGAGGTGCGCCAGGACCCCGCCTTCTTCCGCGCGGCGGGGCAGGACGGCTTCCGCGACGGCTGCCGGGTGCCGATCCCCTGGTCCGGCGAGGAACCGCCGTACGGCTTCGGCCCCGGATCCAGCTGGCTGCCCCAGCCGGACAGCTGGCGGGAGCTGTCCGTGGCGGCCCAGACCGGCGACCCGTACTCGACGCTCGAGCTCTACCGCTCGGCGCTGGCGCTCCGCCGTGAGCTGCCGGGCGGCCCGATGCGGTGGCTGCCGGGCCCCGAAGGGCTGCTCGCCCTGTCCCGCCCGGGCCTGGTCTGCACCCTCAACACCACCGGATCGGTGATCGAACTGCCCCTGCCGGGACGGCTGCTGCTCTCCTCCGGGACCATGGAGCCGACGGGTGACACAGCCCGTATCCCGGCTGATTGCTGTGCGTGGTGGGCAATCTGA
- a CDS encoding sugar ABC transporter permease, producing the protein MSTTADVRVAGAAEAATAGPPRKRASGKRQLRRGERPRSVSLLIHGALIIASFVAAFPIGWIAWISLGPDKTDFLHPGDIADKISFENYTTVLNDTSFLQWFVNSLIVALGTCLLGVFIAASSGYAVSRMRFPGHRQLMWTFLVTQMFPVAILMVPLYNILANLGLLDTYWALILVYCTTAIPYCAWLLKGYFDTIPAEIDEAGRIDGLTPFGTFYRLILPLARPGIAVAAFYTFLTAWAEVAYASVFMLSDDKYTLAIGLKTFISEHDTQWDLMAATSVLIAIPASLFFYLVQRHLVTGLTAGAAKS; encoded by the coding sequence ATGAGCACCACAGCAGATGTCCGGGTCGCGGGAGCGGCCGAGGCGGCCACCGCCGGACCGCCCCGCAAGCGCGCCTCGGGCAAGAGGCAGTTGAGGCGCGGAGAGCGCCCCCGTTCGGTATCCCTGCTGATCCACGGCGCGCTGATCATCGCCAGCTTTGTCGCGGCCTTCCCGATCGGCTGGATCGCCTGGATCTCGCTCGGCCCGGACAAGACCGACTTCCTCCACCCCGGCGACATCGCCGACAAGATCAGCTTCGAGAACTACACGACGGTCCTGAACGACACGTCGTTCCTCCAGTGGTTCGTCAACTCGCTGATCGTCGCGCTCGGTACCTGCCTGCTGGGCGTGTTCATCGCCGCCAGCTCCGGCTACGCGGTCTCCCGGATGCGTTTCCCCGGCCACCGTCAGCTGATGTGGACCTTCCTGGTCACCCAGATGTTCCCGGTCGCCATCCTCATGGTGCCGCTGTACAACATCCTGGCGAACCTGGGTCTGCTCGACACCTACTGGGCGCTGATCCTGGTCTACTGCACCACGGCGATCCCGTACTGCGCCTGGCTGCTCAAGGGGTACTTCGACACCATCCCCGCGGAGATCGACGAAGCCGGCCGGATCGACGGACTCACTCCGTTCGGCACCTTCTACCGGCTGATCCTGCCGCTCGCCCGGCCGGGTATCGCGGTGGCCGCGTTCTACACCTTCCTCACCGCCTGGGCCGAGGTCGCCTACGCGTCGGTGTTCATGCTCAGCGACGACAAGTACACCCTCGCCATCGGCCTGAAAACCTTCATCAGCGAGCACGACACCCAGTGGGACCTGATGGCCGCGACCTCCGTGCTCATCGCCATCCCCGCGTCGCTGTTCTTCTACCTGGTCCAGCGCCATCTGGTCACCGGCCTCACCGCCGGCGCCGCCAAATCCTGA